In one window of Candidatus Limnocylindrales bacterium DNA:
- a CDS encoding DNA translocase FtsK, with protein sequence MGSVARSGASSKDPSRLIQEVEAIVASGVGAFLVVCLLSYVPESPAVNHGGFVGFTIADVLTQGFGYGAFVFPFALISAGASLFLSRTMRLTPVRWVGAIFLLFLVAVTLGVYRPHVAPEVAGGWVGGFLATLMLEGLGEGGSVVLLICLFLLDFMMLTGHALSELLHRLARAIDEAYEAARAAITERMRSLAAGLRKAVPSARALNPFARLSMPAFLQRRSEAAANEPRIMRPARDRHDDEEDDEAPAPARRSSPIIEVLRPKARDKSARRGGEQAEFSFHTGGNFRLPAGNLLGKHDDRSNHIDEKALKDSSAILEQKLATFGVGGRVTAVRPGPVITTYEFEPEAGVKVSRVVNLCDDLTMALRAHGVRIVAPIPGKNCVGIEVSNRNRAVVGLRDLIDAGDFRDHRSPLALALGRDTTGLAVYADLAKMPHLLMAGATGTGKSVALNTYIVSILYKATPNDVRFIMIDPKMLELSLYEGIPHLLVPVVTDVKKASAALANVMREMDRRFELMKDKKVRSLDDYNRRIAEETAAAEAEAAKNKTKAKAKAEPVEEELEEGEEGEEAEAAEAIVEAPGLRHEHLPRIVVIIDELADLMMTVGREVESAVTRLAQKARAAGIHLIVATQRPSVDVITGLIKANFPSRISFQVTSRPDSRTILDTVGADRLLGNGDALYMAPGTSHLQRLHGGLISDGEIKEIVDFLRTQGEPEYRMDILEGGGGDSDEDGEGVDEYDELYDRAVALVTQHGQGSTSWVQRKLGIGYNRAARMIEMMEREGVVGPADGAKPRKVLVAAL encoded by the coding sequence CCTGTCGTACGTTCCCGAATCTCCGGCTGTCAATCACGGCGGCTTTGTCGGCTTCACGATCGCCGATGTCCTGACGCAGGGCTTCGGTTACGGCGCATTCGTATTCCCGTTCGCGCTGATCTCGGCCGGCGCATCGCTGTTTCTCAGCCGCACGATGCGGCTTACGCCGGTCCGCTGGGTCGGTGCGATCTTCCTGCTGTTCCTCGTCGCCGTGACGCTCGGAGTCTACCGCCCGCACGTCGCTCCCGAAGTCGCGGGAGGATGGGTCGGCGGCTTCCTTGCCACGTTGATGCTCGAAGGCCTCGGCGAGGGCGGCTCGGTCGTGCTGCTGATCTGCCTGTTCCTGCTCGATTTCATGATGCTGACCGGCCACGCGCTGTCCGAGCTGCTGCACCGGCTCGCGCGCGCGATCGACGAGGCCTACGAAGCGGCGCGCGCGGCGATCACCGAGCGGATGCGCTCGCTTGCCGCGGGTCTGCGCAAGGCCGTGCCGAGCGCACGCGCGCTCAACCCGTTCGCGAGGCTCTCGATGCCGGCCTTCCTGCAGCGCAGGAGCGAGGCGGCCGCGAACGAGCCGCGCATCATGCGGCCGGCCAGGGATCGCCACGACGACGAAGAAGACGACGAAGCGCCCGCTCCGGCGCGCCGCTCGTCGCCGATCATCGAGGTGCTGCGACCGAAGGCGCGCGACAAGTCCGCGCGCCGCGGTGGGGAACAGGCCGAATTCTCGTTCCACACCGGCGGCAATTTCCGCCTTCCGGCCGGCAACCTGCTCGGCAAGCACGACGACCGCAGCAACCACATCGACGAGAAGGCGCTCAAGGACAGCTCGGCGATCCTCGAGCAGAAGCTCGCGACGTTCGGCGTCGGCGGCCGTGTGACCGCGGTACGCCCCGGACCCGTGATCACGACGTACGAGTTCGAGCCCGAAGCGGGCGTCAAGGTGAGCCGCGTCGTCAACCTGTGCGACGACCTCACGATGGCGCTGCGCGCGCACGGCGTGCGCATCGTGGCGCCGATCCCCGGCAAGAACTGCGTCGGCATCGAAGTCTCCAACCGCAACCGCGCCGTGGTCGGGCTTCGCGACCTCATCGACGCCGGTGATTTCCGCGATCATCGCTCGCCGCTCGCGCTCGCGCTCGGGCGCGACACGACCGGGCTCGCGGTCTACGCCGACCTTGCGAAGATGCCGCATCTGCTGATGGCCGGCGCAACCGGCACCGGAAAATCGGTCGCGCTCAACACGTACATCGTCTCGATCCTGTACAAGGCGACGCCGAACGACGTGCGCTTCATCATGATCGATCCGAAGATGCTCGAGCTGTCGCTTTACGAGGGCATTCCCCACCTGCTGGTTCCGGTCGTCACCGACGTCAAGAAAGCTTCGGCCGCGCTCGCCAACGTGATGCGCGAGATGGATCGCCGCTTCGAGCTGATGAAGGACAAGAAGGTCCGCAGCCTCGACGACTACAATCGCCGCATCGCCGAGGAGACCGCCGCCGCCGAAGCCGAGGCTGCGAAGAACAAGACCAAGGCCAAGGCGAAGGCCGAACCCGTCGAAGAGGAGCTCGAAGAAGGCGAGGAGGGCGAGGAGGCCGAAGCCGCGGAGGCCATCGTCGAAGCCCCCGGCCTTCGCCACGAGCATCTGCCGCGCATCGTCGTGATCATCGACGAGCTCGCCGACCTGATGATGACGGTCGGTCGTGAGGTCGAGTCGGCGGTCACGCGCCTTGCACAGAAGGCGCGCGCCGCAGGCATCCACCTGATCGTTGCGACGCAGCGGCCGTCTGTGGACGTCATCACGGGCCTGATCAAGGCCAACTTCCCGTCGCGAATCTCGTTCCAGGTGACGTCGCGGCCGGATTCGCGGACCATTCTCGATACCGTCGGCGCCGATCGCCTGCTCGGAAACGGCGATGCGCTCTACATGGCTCCCGGCACCTCGCACCTGCAGCGGCTGCACGGCGGGCTCATCAGCGACGGCGAAATCAAGGAAATCGTCGATTTCCTTCGCACGCAGGGCGAGCCCGAATACCGCATGGACATCCTCGAAGGCGGCGGCGGCGACTCCGACGAGGACGGTGAGGGCGTCGACGAATACGACGAGCTTTATGACCGTGCGGTTGCGCTCGTGACGCAGCACGGACAGGGTTCGACGTCGTGGGTCCAGCGCAAGCTCGGAATCGGCTACAACCGCGCAGCTCGCATGATCGAGATGATGGAGCGCGAAGGGGTGGTCGGACCGGCGGATGGTGCAAAACCCCGCAAAGTGCTCGTAGCGGCACTCTGA
- a CDS encoding outer membrane lipoprotein carrier protein LolA, whose amino-acid sequence MAPPSAAPATANPSPAAVPEAIKPATGAESATPAQTTEAEAVWRAYEKRWSETDDYSAGFRQTIEVPDVGTKVESAGRFYFAKPGLVRWEYTEGPPQTVVGDGAWLWLYQPDLEQVYKIAYAKAFGRGGLVELLAGRQGVSERYRASLERPDAGTVRILLKSLNDDGGNLEVTLSADTFDLRAVTVHDAAGSVTRMTFAEPLRNRGIDRSRFTFTPPPAVDIISDNEAAF is encoded by the coding sequence GTGGCGCCGCCTTCTGCGGCACCCGCCACTGCCAATCCGTCGCCGGCCGCCGTTCCCGAAGCAATCAAGCCCGCAACCGGTGCCGAGAGCGCCACGCCGGCGCAGACAACCGAAGCCGAAGCCGTGTGGCGCGCGTACGAGAAGCGCTGGTCGGAGACGGACGATTACTCGGCGGGATTCCGCCAGACGATCGAAGTCCCCGACGTCGGAACCAAAGTCGAAAGCGCGGGACGTTTCTATTTTGCGAAACCCGGCCTCGTGCGCTGGGAGTACACCGAGGGTCCGCCGCAGACCGTCGTCGGCGACGGTGCGTGGCTCTGGCTTTACCAACCCGATCTCGAACAGGTCTACAAGATTGCCTACGCGAAGGCGTTCGGTCGCGGCGGGCTCGTCGAGCTTCTCGCAGGTCGCCAGGGTGTGTCGGAGCGATACCGTGCCTCGCTCGAGCGTCCGGACGCCGGCACAGTTCGTATCCTGCTGAAATCGCTCAACGATGACGGCGGCAATCTCGAGGTGACGCTATCGGCGGACACATTCGACCTGCGCGCTGTAACGGTTCACGACGCCGCCGGCTCGGTCACGCGCATGACGTTCGCCGAGCCGCTGCGCAATCGCGGAATCGACCGCTCGCGCTTTACCTTTACCCCGCCGCCGGCCGTCGATATCATCTCCGACAACGAAGCCGCGTTCTGA
- a CDS encoding YajQ family cyclic di-GMP-binding protein, which produces MPTFDVVSKVNWHEVDNALGQAVKEVSQRYDFKGSDTKIELVDKALQLESTDDFKIKAAVEVLEGKLAKRGVSLQCLDKGKIEPASGNRARQKIAIKAGIETETAKKIVKDIKATKMKVQVAIQADSLRVSGKQRDDLQEAIAFLKKGDYGLPLQFENFRD; this is translated from the coding sequence ATGCCGACGTTCGACGTAGTTTCCAAGGTCAATTGGCATGAGGTCGACAACGCGCTCGGCCAGGCCGTCAAGGAAGTGTCGCAGCGCTACGACTTCAAGGGCAGCGACACGAAGATCGAGCTCGTGGACAAGGCGCTTCAGCTCGAGTCGACGGACGACTTCAAGATCAAGGCCGCCGTCGAAGTGCTCGAAGGCAAGCTCGCCAAGCGCGGCGTGTCGCTGCAGTGCCTCGACAAGGGAAAGATCGAACCGGCGTCCGGCAACCGTGCGCGCCAGAAGATCGCCATCAAGGCCGGCATCGAAACCGAGACGGCCAAGAAGATCGTCAAGGACATCAAGGCGACCAAGATGAAAGTGCAGGTCGCGATCCAGGCCGACAGTCTTCGCGTATCGGGAAAGCAGCGCGACGATCTGCAGGAGGCCATCGCGTTCCTGAAGAAAGGCGATTACGGGCTTCCGCTGCAGTTCGAAAACTTCCGCGACTGA
- a CDS encoding ELWxxDGT repeat protein, with protein sequence MTTTNRLYRHALRCWLVTSFTLLPQMSSAGIPYLVKDLNSGGLSSVSVLGESSGRVFLIEGAAYEEFRMMWNTDGTSAGMRQLTEVGATSTYFCDVDGTAYFVNSLSGHPEIWKSDGTAAGTVRVASAGESIKDLTNIGGTLYFASAPEISDSATSYDLWKSDGTEAGTVRIADIDYAGDLADVDGIAWFSAKDVDGTEAWRSDGTEAGTYRVADINSGAASSLPKSFVSIGGQTCFSANGTGGRELWVSDGTEAGTHLVVDVPGGSISGSLTKSGGKLYFTELFFVPGTRQLYASDCTEAGTVALASDSDTTVPFDGGGTVYFGRDDGATGNELWKTDGTPGGTVLVRDIVVGSSGSFPTHFVNSGGFTYFLTGSGYELWRTDGTNAGTTRVADIGPSDTPVATGSGLLVFRASSGLSASDGTEAGTVLLASFGSALGASSYPERLLASGGSVAFGRFFDSSLHISDGTFAGTTSVNLQPEAFADWNGNIVLSDGNSIWIRQPDGGLSRMTYGRAAYFTPVGDSLFFARNGKAFASDGTFGAEVELASFPYASCQGELCPFHPVHSPFGFVDTGTIVMIVVRRISEADQDELWKTDGTVAGTSKVADVTLVSGQFEFDSAVLGGKLLFTASDPAHGLELWISDGTGAGTSRLADIEPGTGGSSPAGFVKVGDRVFFSATTASNGRELWSTDGTEIGTVPAGDINPGPASSSPEDVTVFGDGVLFSAEEAGSGRELWRSDGTVSGTTLVADISPGAAGSDPGDFETVGARAYFRANDGVTGPELWTTDGTESRTHLIADIHAGLGGSTPGEITRSGSRIFFAATTTQNGRELWAYDLPAHCGNGTLNAGETCDDGNAQPGDGCDDECVLETCGDGALDAGEQCDDGNRIDGDGCSRACINECPAVAAEDCRESPVAGASRFQIKASVDPSKAQVAWSWKHGDSAKEDFGDPTSSTSFSLCVYDDDGLNVDVNFGAGGTCGSKPCWTETSTGFALRRKTSTGSLQLKLKGSADPGRGSIDLKLRGDETAQITTRVGWTPPRIQLRNDLGCWNAQFAYSNDGWVQVLP encoded by the coding sequence ATGACAACGACAAACCGACTGTATCGCCATGCGCTCCGGTGCTGGCTCGTGACCTCGTTCACGTTGCTGCCGCAAATGTCATCCGCCGGCATTCCGTACCTCGTCAAGGATCTCAACAGCGGCGGACTCTCGTCTGTGAGCGTGCTGGGCGAATCATCAGGCCGCGTGTTCCTGATCGAAGGTGCGGCCTACGAGGAGTTCCGGATGATGTGGAACACCGACGGAACGTCCGCAGGAATGCGACAGCTCACCGAAGTTGGTGCGACCTCTACGTACTTCTGTGATGTCGACGGCACGGCATACTTCGTCAACAGCTTGTCGGGACATCCCGAAATCTGGAAGAGCGACGGGACCGCGGCCGGTACCGTGCGCGTCGCGTCCGCCGGTGAAAGCATCAAAGACCTGACGAACATCGGCGGCACGCTGTACTTCGCGTCGGCTCCTGAAATTTCCGACTCCGCCACGAGCTACGACCTGTGGAAGAGTGACGGTACCGAGGCAGGGACCGTACGCATCGCGGACATCGACTACGCGGGCGATCTGGCAGATGTCGACGGCATCGCCTGGTTTTCGGCGAAAGATGTCGACGGGACCGAGGCGTGGCGAAGCGACGGAACCGAAGCAGGTACCTACCGCGTTGCCGACATCAATTCGGGCGCAGCTTCTTCCCTCCCGAAGTCGTTCGTCAGCATCGGCGGGCAGACCTGCTTTTCGGCGAACGGCACTGGAGGACGCGAGCTCTGGGTCAGCGACGGGACGGAGGCCGGCACCCATCTCGTGGTGGACGTTCCCGGAGGCTCGATCAGCGGATCGCTGACAAAGTCGGGCGGCAAACTCTATTTCACCGAACTGTTTTTTGTACCCGGGACACGGCAGCTCTACGCGAGCGACTGCACCGAAGCGGGAACGGTTGCCCTCGCTTCAGACTCGGACACGACGGTTCCGTTCGATGGAGGCGGCACGGTGTACTTCGGCAGGGATGACGGAGCTACGGGAAACGAGCTTTGGAAAACCGATGGCACGCCCGGAGGCACGGTTCTCGTTCGCGATATTGTAGTCGGTTCGTCCGGCTCGTTTCCCACACATTTCGTGAATTCCGGTGGGTTCACCTACTTCCTGACGGGATCCGGCTATGAGCTCTGGCGTACCGATGGCACGAACGCCGGAACGACTCGCGTCGCCGACATCGGTCCGTCGGATACCCCGGTCGCGACCGGAAGCGGACTACTCGTGTTTCGCGCCTCGAGCGGCCTTTCGGCAAGCGACGGAACAGAGGCGGGCACGGTGCTGCTCGCGTCATTCGGTTCCGCATTGGGAGCGAGCAGCTATCCCGAGCGGCTGCTTGCCAGTGGAGGCAGCGTTGCGTTCGGCCGCTTCTTCGATTCCTCACTGCACATCAGTGATGGCACATTCGCAGGCACCACCAGCGTAAACCTGCAGCCGGAAGCTTTTGCGGACTGGAACGGAAACATCGTGCTCAGCGACGGTAACTCCATCTGGATTCGCCAGCCGGATGGTGGCCTCTCGAGAATGACCTACGGCCGAGCCGCCTACTTCACGCCGGTCGGCGACTCGCTGTTCTTCGCGAGAAACGGCAAAGCGTTCGCCAGCGATGGCACCTTCGGCGCCGAAGTCGAGCTTGCATCCTTCCCGTACGCATCCTGCCAGGGAGAACTGTGCCCCTTTCATCCCGTGCACAGCCCATTCGGATTCGTCGACACCGGCACGATCGTGATGATCGTCGTGCGCCGCATCTCCGAGGCCGATCAGGACGAGCTGTGGAAGACAGACGGAACGGTGGCCGGCACGTCGAAGGTCGCCGACGTCACTCTGGTAAGCGGCCAGTTCGAATTCGACTCTGCCGTTCTTGGCGGGAAGCTACTCTTCACGGCTTCGGACCCGGCCCATGGCCTGGAGCTATGGATATCGGATGGAACCGGAGCCGGCACCTCGCGCCTGGCGGACATCGAGCCGGGTACGGGCGGCAGCAGTCCGGCAGGTTTCGTAAAGGTCGGCGATCGCGTTTTCTTCAGTGCAACCACCGCTTCGAACGGGCGGGAGCTCTGGAGCACCGACGGTACCGAGATCGGCACCGTTCCGGCCGGTGACATCAACCCGGGTCCGGCGAGCTCGTCGCCCGAGGACGTGACCGTTTTTGGAGACGGCGTGCTGTTCTCGGCCGAAGAAGCCGGTAGCGGGCGCGAGCTCTGGCGCAGTGACGGAACGGTGAGCGGAACGACGCTCGTCGCCGACATCAGTCCAGGCGCAGCCGGAAGCGATCCGGGCGATTTCGAAACGGTCGGTGCAAGAGCGTATTTCCGCGCCAATGACGGCGTCACCGGTCCGGAGCTGTGGACGACCGACGGCACCGAGTCCAGGACGCACCTGATCGCCGACATTCATGCCGGCCTTGGCGGGTCGACACCCGGCGAGATTACGAGATCGGGCTCGCGAATCTTCTTCGCGGCAACGACCACGCAGAATGGAAGAGAGCTCTGGGCATACGACCTTCCTGCCCACTGCGGCAACGGCACGCTCAATGCCGGCGAGACGTGCGACGACGGCAACGCCCAACCCGGCGACGGATGCGACGACGAATGCGTGCTGGAGACGTGCGGCGACGGCGCGCTCGACGCAGGCGAGCAGTGCGACGACGGCAACCGCATCGACGGCGACGGATGCTCCCGTGCATGCATCAACGAATGTCCCGCGGTTGCCGCGGAAGACTGCCGTGAGTCCCCGGTAGCCGGTGCAAGTCGCTTCCAGATCAAGGCGAGCGTTGATCCGTCGAAGGCCCAAGTAGCGTGGTCCTGGAAACACGGAGACTCTGCAAAGGAAGATTTCGGCGACCCCACGAGCTCTACGAGCTTCTCGCTTTGCGTGTACGACGACGATGGCCTGAACGTGGACGTGAACTTTGGCGCCGGCGGCACGTGCGGCAGCAAGCCCTGCTGGACAGAAACGAGCACCGGCTTCGCTCTGCGGCGCAAGACGTCGACCGGGTCATTGCAGCTGAAGCTGAAGGGCAGCGCGGACCCGGGGCGGGGATCGATCGATCTCAAGCTTCGCGGCGACGAGACCGCGCAGATCACGACGCGCGTCGGGTGGACGCCGCCGCGAATCCAGCTCCGCAACGATCTCGGGTGCTGGAACGCGCAGTTCGCGTACTCGAACGACGGATGGGTCCAGGTGTTGCCGTAG
- the rimO gene encoding 30S ribosomal protein S12 methylthiotransferase RimO, with amino-acid sequence MESKKIYLARLGCPKNQVDGELMLGRALADGHSVVANPDDADILVVNTCAFIAQAREESVDTILELARIKAAREGRRLVVTGCMAERYGSELTSAIPEIDAMVGTGALDRFPDALVARGGEIFRAASRHYLPSALMERAVTETDGSAYLKVSEGCDHECSFCVIPSFRGKHESRTIEDIAAEAEHLAAGGIVELNLIAQDLSAYGRDLGIKDGLAGLLWRLGRVRGLERVRCFYLYPSTLSDSALDAIRDVDNVVPYIDIPLQHADTDVLRAMRRAKDTGQIRRVVERIRERIPGAAIRSAFIAGFPGETEAAFERLCEFVVETRFSNIGVFAYSPEEGSGAHDLPGAVDPDEAVRRHDVLMSLQQQITAELLAAQVGSRQRLLVCGEDEDGAWFGRTDLQAPEIDGVTFLGGAGGEYRRGSLIDVEITGSEGIDLFAE; translated from the coding sequence ATGGAATCGAAGAAAATCTATCTCGCCCGTCTCGGGTGCCCGAAAAACCAGGTCGACGGCGAGCTGATGCTCGGCCGCGCGCTGGCCGACGGCCATTCCGTCGTGGCGAATCCCGACGACGCCGACATCCTGGTCGTCAACACGTGCGCATTCATCGCGCAGGCACGCGAGGAATCGGTCGATACGATTCTCGAGCTCGCGCGCATCAAGGCCGCGCGCGAAGGACGGCGCCTGGTCGTCACCGGCTGCATGGCCGAGCGCTACGGCAGCGAGCTGACGAGCGCGATCCCCGAGATCGACGCGATGGTCGGAACCGGCGCGCTCGACCGTTTTCCCGATGCTCTCGTTGCGCGCGGCGGAGAAATCTTCCGCGCGGCCTCGCGGCACTATCTGCCGTCGGCGTTGATGGAGCGCGCGGTCACCGAAACCGACGGATCGGCCTATCTCAAGGTCTCCGAAGGCTGCGATCACGAATGCTCGTTCTGCGTGATCCCGTCGTTCCGCGGCAAGCACGAGAGCCGTACGATCGAGGACATCGCGGCCGAGGCCGAGCATCTTGCGGCCGGCGGCATCGTCGAGCTCAACCTGATCGCGCAGGATCTTTCGGCGTACGGACGTGACCTCGGCATAAAGGACGGACTCGCCGGCCTTCTGTGGCGGCTCGGCCGCGTGCGGGGCCTCGAGCGCGTGCGCTGCTTCTACCTCTATCCGAGCACGCTCAGCGACAGCGCGCTCGATGCCATTCGCGACGTGGACAACGTCGTTCCGTACATCGACATACCGCTGCAGCACGCCGACACCGACGTGCTGCGCGCGATGCGGCGCGCGAAAGACACCGGGCAGATCCGTCGCGTCGTCGAGCGCATCCGCGAGCGCATCCCGGGTGCCGCGATCCGCAGCGCGTTCATCGCGGGCTTTCCCGGTGAGACCGAGGCCGCTTTCGAGCGGCTCTGCGAGTTCGTCGTCGAGACGCGCTTCTCGAACATCGGCGTCTTTGCGTACTCACCCGAGGAAGGAAGCGGCGCCCATGATCTTCCGGGCGCCGTCGATCCCGACGAAGCCGTGCGCCGGCACGACGTGCTGATGTCGCTCCAGCAGCAGATCACCGCCGAGCTGCTCGCCGCCCAGGTCGGCAGCCGTCAGAGGCTGCTCGTCTGCGGCGAGGACGAAGACGGCGCGTGGTTCGGCCGCACCGACCTGCAGGCTCCGGAGATCGACGGCGTGACCTTTCTCGGGGGCGCCGGCGGCGAATACCGCCGCGGCTCGCTCATCGACGTCGAGATCACCGGCTCCGAAGGCATCGACCTGTTCGCCGAATAA
- a CDS encoding TraR/DksA family transcriptional regulator, which translates to MRKRDRDKFQLKLLEMRKEILRVIQEDMKEGREGEAGEGRDTYDIASDERDREINLLLGDRERKKLQLIEDALHRIDTGEYGECEECGGEIVSGRLDAMPFTRLCVTCQDEHEQAQRTMHVDSGGMAAPRYPANETEDDSF; encoded by the coding sequence ATGAGAAAACGCGACCGCGACAAGTTCCAGCTTAAGCTTCTCGAAATGCGCAAGGAGATCCTGCGCGTCATTCAGGAAGACATGAAAGAAGGTCGCGAGGGCGAGGCCGGAGAAGGCCGCGACACCTACGATATCGCGAGCGACGAGCGCGACCGGGAGATCAACCTCCTGCTCGGCGACCGCGAGCGCAAAAAGCTCCAGCTCATCGAAGACGCGCTCCATCGCATCGACACCGGCGAATACGGCGAGTGCGAGGAATGCGGCGGCGAAATCGTCAGCGGGCGCCTCGACGCGATGCCGTTCACGCGCCTGTGCGTGACGTGCCAGGACGAGCACGAGCAGGCCCAGCGCACGATGCACGTCGACTCGGGCGGCATGGCCGCGCCGCGCTACCCGGCCAACGAAACCGAAGACGATTCGTTCTGA
- a CDS encoding DUF4147 domain-containing protein, which translates to MSAWTAGLRAVDAESSVRRALAARPDLDPADPRTLVVAAGKAAAGMLRGLCRDDAGAPRIARAIAVLPSGADIAGLPSTVEVLRGGHPYPTAEGRAATLRVLESARTLGDGDRLLVLLSGGASALLEAPAAGVDFESLAATYRALVASGLAIRSINLIRGCLSAVKAGRLAAAAGPARTTTFAISDVEGDDPAVIGSGPTVEPVLPVSERCRRALDVVADAHLSLPPRVLELLRRSAEASEDKPGQARFAIDYTVIASIGNAIGAARDELARAGYRVIAPNGGERLYGDTSIAAARIAEVAGECAAASSSQQRCAVVFGGETTVAVPPSGAGRGGRNLDVAARVALHVRDRERIAVISAGTDGVDGSSRAAGAIVDGGTSGRCEVAGFPLAAALEAFDTEPALDAAGDLVVTGPTGTNVGDLTVVVTG; encoded by the coding sequence ATGTCGGCGTGGACCGCCGGCCTTCGCGCCGTCGACGCAGAGTCGAGCGTCCGGCGCGCGCTGGCGGCTCGTCCCGATCTCGATCCCGCCGATCCTCGAACCCTCGTCGTCGCAGCCGGCAAGGCCGCGGCCGGAATGCTGCGTGGTCTTTGCCGGGACGATGCGGGCGCGCCTCGAATCGCTCGCGCCATCGCGGTGCTCCCGTCCGGCGCCGACATCGCCGGTCTCCCTTCGACGGTCGAGGTGCTGCGCGGCGGTCATCCGTATCCGACCGCGGAAGGTCGTGCGGCAACGCTTCGGGTCCTCGAGTCCGCGCGCACGCTCGGCGACGGCGATCGCCTTCTGGTGCTGCTGTCCGGTGGAGCGTCGGCGCTTCTCGAAGCTCCCGCGGCCGGCGTCGATTTCGAAAGTCTCGCCGCCACCTATCGCGCGCTCGTCGCGAGCGGCCTTGCGATCCGGTCGATCAATCTGATTCGCGGATGCCTGTCGGCGGTCAAAGCCGGCCGTCTTGCCGCTGCAGCAGGGCCCGCGCGCACGACGACGTTCGCGATCTCCGACGTCGAGGGCGACGACCCGGCCGTGATCGGATCCGGGCCGACCGTCGAGCCCGTGCTGCCTGTTTCCGAGCGCTGCCGCCGCGCGCTCGACGTCGTCGCAGACGCTCACCTCTCGTTGCCGCCACGCGTACTCGAATTATTGCGACGCAGTGCAGAGGCATCCGAAGACAAGCCTGGACAGGCCCGCTTTGCGATCGACTACACGGTCATCGCATCGATCGGCAACGCCATCGGCGCCGCGCGCGACGAGCTCGCACGGGCAGGCTACCGCGTGATTGCGCCGAACGGCGGCGAGCGTCTCTACGGCGATACCTCGATCGCAGCAGCGCGCATCGCCGAGGTCGCCGGCGAATGCGCGGCGGCTTCGTCATCGCAGCAGCGCTGCGCCGTCGTGTTCGGCGGAGAGACGACCGTCGCGGTGCCGCCCAGCGGCGCTGGCCGCGGCGGCCGCAACCTCGACGTCGCGGCGCGAGTCGCGCTTCACGTTCGTGATCGCGAGCGCATCGCCGTGATCAGCGCGGGCACGGACGGTGTGGACGGATCCAGCCGGGCGGCCGGCGCGATCGTCGACGGCGGAACGTCTGGTCGCTGCGAGGTGGCCGGATTCCCGCTCGCCGCTGCGCTCGAAGCGTTCGATACCGAGCCGGCGCTCGACGCCGCAGGCGATCTGGTCGTGACCGGGCCGACCGGCACCAATGTCGGCGATTTGACGGTCGTCGTGACCGGCTGA
- a CDS encoding TauD/TfdA family dioxygenase: MSTAAKTATLDVRKLSGSLGAEIRRIRLVEADRADAEAIRALLTEHLVLFFPDQHLTPDEHIAFGKLFGELESHPNLSLNAERPEFFELHAYGGQGAVADEWHSDLSCQRSPSLIAILHMVRCPEFGGDTMWTNTYKAYEELSPPMRDFLDGLSALHDAQPHGKPEQMAVHPVVRTHPETGRRALFVNEHFTRRIVELSHQESEALLPFLTRWVASPRFTVRYHWTQGTIAMWDNRCTQHHVLNDFEGERVIQRVTVMGDRPEPATPPRWKPYLKTVTAGSHRDFQLQSYLGSARTRDDN, translated from the coding sequence ATGTCGACCGCCGCAAAGACTGCAACGCTGGACGTAAGAAAACTCTCCGGCTCGCTTGGAGCGGAAATCCGCAGGATTCGGCTGGTGGAAGCCGATCGCGCCGACGCCGAAGCGATCCGCGCTCTTCTGACCGAGCATCTGGTGCTGTTCTTTCCGGATCAGCACCTGACGCCCGACGAGCATATCGCTTTCGGAAAGCTCTTCGGCGAGCTCGAGTCGCATCCGAACCTCAGTCTGAATGCCGAGCGTCCGGAGTTTTTCGAGCTGCATGCGTACGGCGGCCAGGGTGCAGTCGCCGACGAATGGCACAGCGATCTGTCATGCCAGCGAAGCCCGTCGCTGATCGCCATCCTTCACATGGTCAGATGTCCGGAGTTCGGCGGCGACACGATGTGGACGAACACGTACAAGGCGTACGAAGAGCTTTCGCCGCCGATGCGCGACTTCCTCGACGGGCTTTCCGCGCTGCACGACGCGCAGCCGCATGGAAAGCCCGAACAGATGGCGGTGCATCCGGTGGTTCGGACCCATCCCGAAACCGGCCGCCGGGCGCTGTTCGTCAATGAGCATTTCACCCGCCGCATCGTCGAGCTGAGCCATCAGGAGAGCGAAGCGCTGTTGCCGTTCCTTACTCGCTGGGTTGCGAGCCCGCGCTTTACGGTGCGCTATCACTGGACGCAGGGCACGATCGCGATGTGGGACAACCGCTGCACGCAGCATCACGTGCTGAACGATTTCGAAGGAGAGCGCGTGATCCAGCGCGTGACCGTGATGGGCGACCGGCCCGAGCCGGCAACGCCGCCGCGGTGGAAGCCCTATCTCAAGACCGTGACGGCCGGCAGCCATCGCGACTTTCAACTTCAGAGTTACCTGGGGAGTGCGCGAACGCGCGACGACAACTGA